A genomic region of Vitreoscilla filiformis contains the following coding sequences:
- a CDS encoding SAM-dependent methyltransferase: MNRAATPLGRLVLVPNTLDLGAAPEPIEHILSAGVVRRAAGLRHWAVENAKTTRAFLKRVEAVVPLVAPLQTLSIRELPRPRKGATAAPGASGDDSAAWRELLAPALAGEDVGLLSEAGLPAVADPGAVLVQQAHALGVVVEPLPGPSSLTLGLAASGLNGQRFAFEGYLPQDAASRAKRIRELEQRSRQEGQTQLVIETPYRNTPVLAALLQHLQPGTRLSVACGLTSADGWCRTLKVADWRRLPEPQRNLPDKLPAVFMWLAT, translated from the coding sequence ATGAACCGCGCCGCCACACCCTTGGGCCGGCTGGTGCTGGTGCCCAACACCCTGGATTTGGGTGCTGCCCCCGAGCCCATCGAGCACATCCTCAGCGCTGGCGTGGTGCGCCGTGCAGCGGGCTTGCGGCATTGGGCGGTGGAAAACGCCAAAACCACCCGGGCCTTTCTGAAGCGGGTCGAAGCCGTGGTGCCGTTGGTGGCGCCGCTGCAAACCTTGTCCATTCGAGAACTGCCGCGCCCGCGCAAGGGGGCTACGGCGGCGCCCGGCGCGTCGGGGGACGACAGCGCTGCTTGGCGCGAGCTGCTGGCGCCGGCGCTGGCGGGCGAGGACGTCGGGCTGCTGTCCGAAGCCGGTCTGCCCGCCGTGGCCGACCCGGGGGCGGTGTTGGTGCAGCAGGCGCACGCGCTGGGGGTGGTGGTGGAGCCGCTGCCTGGGCCCAGCTCGCTCACCTTGGGCTTGGCGGCCAGTGGGCTCAACGGCCAGCGGTTCGCGTTTGAGGGCTATTTGCCGCAGGACGCCGCCAGCCGCGCCAAGCGCATCCGCGAGTTGGAGCAGCGTTCGCGCCAAGAAGGGCAAACGCAACTGGTGATCGAAACGCCTTATCGCAACACGCCCGTGCTGGCTGCGTTGTTGCAGCACTTGCAACCGGGCACGCGCCTGAGCGTGGCGTGCGGCTTGACCAGCGCCGACGGCTGGTGCCGCACCCTCAAGGTGGCGGATTGGCGCCGTTTGCCCGAGCCTCAGCGGAACTTGCCCGACAAACTACCAGCGGTCTTCATGTGGTTGGCAACCTGA
- a CDS encoding VanZ family protein, with amino-acid sequence MPRRIRPWLWRAVLLLLLLVGWQIALAPVTSHAPDWFENADKVRHAGAFFIFWCVGAPGFARSRWLWLAGGLLGYGAAIEIGQGLLTTDRDASFADWIADALGLALGHQVANHMKTAGSLSGKFR; translated from the coding sequence ATGCCCCGACGCATCCGGCCCTGGCTGTGGCGGGCCGTGCTCCTGCTGCTGTTGCTGGTGGGCTGGCAAATCGCGCTGGCCCCCGTGACTTCCCACGCACCGGATTGGTTTGAAAACGCTGACAAGGTGCGTCATGCCGGCGCGTTTTTCATCTTTTGGTGCGTGGGCGCCCCCGGATTTGCGCGATCACGCTGGCTGTGGCTGGCCGGGGGGTTGCTGGGGTACGGCGCGGCCATCGAAATCGGGCAGGGCCTGCTCACGACAGATCGTGATGCATCTTTTGCCGACTGGATCGCCGACGCCCTGGGCTTGGCGTTGGGGCATCAGGTTGCCAACCACATGAAGACCGCTGGTAGTTTGTCGGGCAAGTTCCGCTGA
- a CDS encoding DEAD/DEAH box helicase, producing the protein MTIESLACAAQADSAAASSPPAAPARFDTLPLDAKLLRAVADQGYAFMTPIQAKAIPVVLAGRDVMGAAQTGTGKTAAFSIPLLQKMMRHENASASPARHPVRALVLAPTRELADQVANNVKAYAKHSNLRVAVVFGGVDMKPQAAELKGGVEVLIATPGRLLDHIEAKNCVLNQVEYVVLDEADRMLDIGFLPDLQRILSYLPQGNRQTLLFSATFSPEIKKLAGSYLQNPELVEVARPNATATNVEQVFLSVSEDDKRRVIVKQLRERNIPQAIVFVNSKLGAARLARSFERDNLRTAALHGDKSQDERLKSLAAFKAGEVDVLVATDVAARGIDIADLPAVFNFDVPFNAEDYVHRIGRTGRAGASGVAITLVTHEDARLIGEVEKLIKKKIELQAVELDDDRPRRNTWRRREDEDERPYDAAAGTSYASPPPPRSSGPRRSSYSPRDPFFDQPYVPQASNAPAAWENTDPVVPTPSHARMSPNIRPKRKLAALLGGGPKA; encoded by the coding sequence ATGACGATCGAATCCCTAGCCTGTGCGGCCCAGGCAGACTCCGCTGCCGCATCTTCTCCCCCTGCGGCACCCGCGCGTTTTGACACCCTGCCGCTCGACGCCAAGTTGTTGCGTGCGGTGGCCGATCAGGGCTATGCCTTCATGACGCCGATCCAAGCCAAGGCCATTCCTGTGGTGCTGGCTGGGCGCGATGTGATGGGCGCTGCCCAAACCGGCACGGGCAAAACCGCCGCGTTCTCCATCCCGCTGCTGCAAAAGATGATGCGGCACGAAAACGCCAGCGCTTCGCCCGCCCGCCATCCCGTACGCGCCCTGGTGCTGGCCCCAACGCGTGAGCTGGCCGACCAAGTTGCCAACAACGTCAAGGCCTACGCCAAGCACAGCAACCTGCGGGTGGCCGTGGTGTTCGGCGGGGTGGACATGAAACCGCAAGCGGCTGAATTGAAAGGCGGCGTCGAGGTGCTGATCGCCACGCCGGGCCGGCTGTTGGATCACATTGAAGCCAAGAACTGCGTGCTCAACCAAGTCGAATACGTCGTGCTCGACGAGGCCGACCGCATGTTGGACATCGGCTTTTTGCCCGACCTGCAACGCATCCTCAGTTACCTGCCCCAAGGCAACCGCCAAACGCTGCTGTTTTCGGCCACGTTCTCGCCCGAGATCAAAAAGCTGGCGGGCAGTTACTTGCAAAACCCTGAGCTGGTCGAAGTCGCCCGGCCCAACGCCACGGCCACCAACGTTGAGCAGGTGTTCCTGAGCGTCAGCGAGGACGACAAGCGCCGCGTGATCGTCAAACAGTTGCGTGAGCGCAACATTCCGCAAGCGATTGTGTTCGTCAACTCCAAGCTCGGCGCAGCGCGGCTGGCCCGTTCCTTCGAGCGCGACAACCTGCGCACCGCCGCCCTGCACGGCGATAAGAGTCAAGACGAACGGCTGAAGTCCCTCGCCGCCTTCAAAGCTGGCGAAGTGGATGTGCTGGTGGCCACCGACGTGGCCGCACGCGGCATCGACATCGCCGACCTGCCCGCCGTGTTCAACTTCGACGTGCCGTTCAACGCCGAGGACTATGTACACCGCATTGGCCGCACCGGTCGGGCAGGGGCATCGGGGGTGGCGATCACTTTGGTGACGCACGAGGACGCCCGCCTCATCGGCGAGGTCGAAAAGCTCATCAAAAAGAAAATCGAGCTGCAAGCCGTGGAGCTGGACGACGATCGACCGCGCCGCAACACCTGGCGCCGCCGTGAGGACGAAGACGAACGCCCCTACGACGCCGCCGCCGGTACCAGCTACGCGTCGCCGCCCCCGCCGCGCAGCAGCGGCCCACGCCGTTCGTCTTACTCCCCGCGTGACCCGTTCTTCGACCAGCCCTACGTCCCGCAGGCGTCGAACGCGCCCGCTGCCTGGGAAAACACCGACCCGGTGGTGCCCACGCCGTCGCACGCCCGGATGTCCCCCAACATCCGCCCGAAGCGCAAACTGGCCGCGCTGCTGGGCGGTGGCCCGAAAGCGTGA
- a CDS encoding Maf family nucleotide pyrophosphatase has protein sequence MTASALPSVPELILGSTSRYRRELLERLRVPFAVASPQVDETPQPGEMPASLATRLALAKAQAVAVLHPQAVVIGADQVADLDGEPIGKPGTHERAVAQLRRMSGRTVVFQTAIAVVRADTGFTRSHLAPVGVTFRPLSEEDIERYLRLEQPYDCAGSAKCETLGIGLLDAIESDDPTALIGLPLIHTTRLLREAGLDVLRCAQ, from the coding sequence ATGACTGCTTCTGCTCTGCCTTCCGTTCCCGAACTCATTTTGGGCTCGACCTCCCGCTACCGGCGCGAATTGCTGGAGCGCCTGCGTGTGCCTTTTGCCGTCGCCTCGCCTCAGGTGGACGAAACTCCTCAGCCGGGTGAAATGCCTGCCTCCTTGGCCACCCGCCTGGCGTTGGCCAAGGCCCAGGCCGTGGCGGTGCTGCATCCGCAGGCGGTGGTGATTGGTGCCGACCAAGTGGCCGATCTGGACGGTGAGCCCATCGGCAAACCCGGTACGCATGAGCGCGCCGTGGCCCAGCTCCGCCGCATGAGCGGGCGGACGGTGGTGTTTCAAACTGCCATCGCCGTGGTGCGCGCCGACACCGGCTTCACCCGCAGCCACTTGGCGCCGGTGGGCGTCACGTTCCGCCCGCTGTCGGAGGAGGACATCGAGCGCTACCTGCGCCTGGAGCAACCCTATGACTGCGCCGGCAGCGCCAAATGCGAAACCTTGGGCATCGGCCTGCTGGACGCCATCGAGTCAGACGACCCGACGGCGCTCATCGGTCTGCCGCTGATCCACACCACCCGGTTGCTGCGCGAAGCGGGGTTGGACGTGCTGCGCTGCGCCCAATGA